A region of the Roseovarius nanhaiticus genome:
CTTGCCCGCACCGCTGCAATTCGCCACGCTCGGGGCGGGCGCGATCGGCGGTAATTTTGCGGTATTCTTCGTGGCGATCACCATTTCGCGCGGGCTGCGGTATTTCGGCATGGCAATCCTGGCGCAATTCGTGGGCGAGCGGATCGCGCATTTGAATATCCCCAAACGCTACCTAGTGCTGGGTCTGGCCGCCGCGCTTCTGGTCGGTTGGGGTATCATGCAACTGATCGGCATCTAGCCGCGGCGCCGCGGACGCTATACATCCGCGCGCCAAGGGTATAGAGGCCGCACCTTACGGCGCGCATCATTGCGCCCCCCTGACAAAGCAGAAGCCCCTACCCGTGAAACAAGCCCTCTCCAATGCCATCAAAGCCCGTGGATACGCCACGCTCACCCCCGTTCAGGAGGCGGTGACCAATCCGGACCTGACCGGCGCCGACATGCTGGTGTCGGCCCAGACAGGCTCGGGCAAGACGCTGGGCTTTGGCCTCGCCATCGCGCCCACGCTGCTCGACGAGGCCGAGGCGTTCGATACCGCCGCCGCGCCTCTGGCGCTGGTCATCGCGCCCACGCGCGAGCTGGCATTGCAGGTCAAGCGCGAACTGACATGGCTCTATGCCGGGGCGAACGCGGTGCTGGCCTCCTGCGTCGGAGGCATGGACATGCGCGACGAAAAGCGCGCCTTGGCACGCGGCGCGCATATCGTCGTCGCGACGCCTGGCCGCCTGCGCGATCACATCATGCGCGGCTCGATCGACCTCGGCAGCCTGCGCGCCGTGGTGCTGGACGAAGCCGACGAGATGCTGGATCTCGGCTTTCGCGAGGATCTCGAATTCATCCTTGGCGAGGCGCCCGAGACGCGCCAGACGCTGCTTTTCTCGGCCACCGTTCCCGCCGCGATCGCCAAGCTGGCCGAGAATTATCAGCAGGACGCCGTGCGCGTGAGCACCGCCAGCACCGAAGCGGGCCAGCACGCCGATATCGAATACCGTGCCATGAACGTCTCGCCCCGCGACGGCGAGAACGCCATCATCAATGTGCTGCGCTATTACGAGGCGCCCAACGCCATCGTCTTCTGCAACACCCGTGCGATGGTTGCGCGTCTGACCACGCGTCTCTCCAATCGCGGGTTCGCCGTCGTCGCCCTCTCGGGCGAGCTGTCGCAATCCGAGCGGACCCATGCCTTGCAAGCGATGCGCGATGGCCGCGCCCGCGTCTGCGTGGCCACCGATGTGGCGGCCCGTGGCATCGACCTGCCCAATCTCGATCTGGTGGTGCATGCCGAACTGCCCGGCAGCCACGAGACGCTGCTCCACCGCTCGGGCCGCACCGGCCGCGCCGGGCGCAAGGGCGTGTCGGCCCTGATCGTGCCGCCCGCCGCCCGCAAGAAGGCCGAGCGCATCCTGAATTGGGCCAAGCTGCGTGCCGAATGGGGCCCCGCGCCCTCCGCCGACGAGGTGACCGCCAAGGATGAAGAGCGGATGCTGGGCGACGAGGCATGGTCCGAAGCCATCACCGAAAGCGAGGCGCCCGCCGTCGCTAAGCTGCTGGAGCAATTCAGCCCCGAGCAAATCGCCGCCGCCTATCTGCGCTTTTACCACGCGCGCCATTCCGCCCCTGAGGATCTTGGCGATCCGGGCGAGAAGCCCGCGCCCCGCGCCGCCTTCGGCCCCTCGGTCTGGTTCTCGATCTCCGGGGGCCGCGCCAAGGGCGCCGAGCCGCGCCGCCTTTTGCCGATGCTGTGCAAGGCCGGCGGCGTCACGCGCGAAGATATCGGCGCGATCCGCGTCGGTGATGACGAAAGCTATGTCGAGCTGCGCAAGCCCGCCGTCGCAGGCTTCAAGGCCGCGATTGGCGACGCGATGCGCGTCGAGGATGGCGCCGAGGTCAAGGAACTAAGCCAGCCGCCCGCCATCGCGCAGCGCAAAGGCGG
Encoded here:
- a CDS encoding DEAD/DEAH box helicase: MKQALSNAIKARGYATLTPVQEAVTNPDLTGADMLVSAQTGSGKTLGFGLAIAPTLLDEAEAFDTAAAPLALVIAPTRELALQVKRELTWLYAGANAVLASCVGGMDMRDEKRALARGAHIVVATPGRLRDHIMRGSIDLGSLRAVVLDEADEMLDLGFREDLEFILGEAPETRQTLLFSATVPAAIAKLAENYQQDAVRVSTASTEAGQHADIEYRAMNVSPRDGENAIINVLRYYEAPNAIVFCNTRAMVARLTTRLSNRGFAVVALSGELSQSERTHALQAMRDGRARVCVATDVAARGIDLPNLDLVVHAELPGSHETLLHRSGRTGRAGRKGVSALIVPPAARKKAERILNWAKLRAEWGPAPSADEVTAKDEERMLGDEAWSEAITESEAPAVAKLLEQFSPEQIAAAYLRFYHARHSAPEDLGDPGEKPAPRAAFGPSVWFSISGGRAKGAEPRRLLPMLCKAGGVTREDIGAIRVGDDESYVELRKPAVAGFKAAIGDAMRVEDGAEVKELSQPPAIAQRKGGPAGKPHSGPKPEWKKPSPKSPPPPSAMDDLPPVQAPADAPKPRAPSSKPVQYDDAPAPRYKKPKGEAPSKPHRKGPKPDYTRDGAVTAAGDKPKYKGKTGGFAKPTGPGGAPAVGKPSSKKNRARAAAKAAEGYSSKPGGAPKGGAKPGGKPFGKPGGKPANKPAGQPGAKPSGKPRSVAPKLGPKGGKD